From the genome of Methanobrevibacter smithii ATCC 35061, one region includes:
- a CDS encoding KEOPS complex subunit Pcc1, whose translation MKIKGNLQLKYKNSKTAKTVYESLEVDNIGFLESKLKNNTIEYELDNDSLETFLSTADDLIASEIVVEKILETTKKE comes from the coding sequence ATGAAAATAAAAGGAAATCTGCAACTTAAATACAAAAATTCAAAGACTGCTAAAACTGTTTATGAATCTTTAGAAGTTGACAATATTGGATTTTTAGAATCAAAGTTGAAAAATAACACAATTGAATATGAATTAGACAATGATTCACTTGAAACTTTTTTATCAACAGCTGACGATTTAATAGCATCTGAAATTGTTGTAGAAAAAATTCTTGAAACAACAAAAAAAGAATGA